The following coding sequences are from one Candidatus Kapaibacterium sp. window:
- a CDS encoding DEAD/DEAH box helicase yields MTLRPYQARFKQAIYSSFRNNHYNVMGVLPTGGGKTHVFSSIVQDCTNKGHKTLILAHREELIGQAYDKLSSGYDLEVGVIKAGYTPNLSAPVQVASVQTLIRRDLKIPFKLIIVDEAHHDQKNNTYGKIRDKIKEHSPDLRVLGVTATPIRLNGSGFKDVYDDMVIGATVKELIELGNLVAPKYLIHAPVDLNGVKKTAGDYNLKQLAESYRAKMPPEILVEDHLKYFPNKQTVVFAINIEHSQDIVSAYKYRGIRAAHIDGDTPNDVRKAIFRDFAEKRITVLSNFGIVTEGYDCPGIEAIQLARPTESLALYMQMGGRGLRPADGKEQAIISDWANAIMTHGKLEFDRDWGLGGLSGKYKKRVKALDKLTGKIYSLERLPMNIPPEWLELIEVDDKQIHKANEYNNIVGEFKKLQFTANQRGFKPKWIFWRLMDKYKPKTDDKMTAIATVFAEHLEWKPTAVPHLVREYKQKIG; encoded by the coding sequence TACGCCCATACCAAGCAAGATTTAAACAAGCAATTTATAGCAGTTTCCGGAACAATCATTACAATGTCATGGGAGTGCTTCCGACAGGGGGTGGGAAAACCCACGTCTTTTCATCTATCGTTCAAGACTGTACTAATAAGGGTCATAAGACCCTTATTTTAGCTCATCGTGAAGAGTTGATTGGTCAGGCTTACGATAAGTTAAGCAGTGGTTACGATTTGGAGGTTGGAGTTATCAAAGCAGGATATACGCCCAACCTCTCCGCCCCTGTTCAAGTTGCGAGTGTGCAAACTTTAATCCGTAGAGACCTGAAAATCCCTTTTAAACTGATAATAGTTGACGAAGCCCACCATGACCAAAAAAATAATACCTATGGCAAGATAAGGGATAAAATTAAAGAACACTCCCCTGATTTGCGTGTGTTGGGTGTGACGGCTACACCGATTAGGTTAAACGGTTCGGGATTCAAAGATGTTTATGATGATATGGTCATTGGAGCTACTGTAAAGGAATTAATTGAACTCGGCAACCTTGTAGCTCCAAAGTACCTTATTCACGCTCCTGTGGACTTAAACGGTGTCAAAAAAACGGCAGGTGATTACAATCTTAAACAATTAGCCGAAAGTTACAGAGCAAAAATGCCTCCTGAAATCTTAGTTGAAGACCATCTGAAATACTTCCCCAACAAGCAAACCGTGGTATTTGCAATTAACATCGAACATAGCCAAGATATTGTTTCTGCATACAAATACAGAGGAATTCGAGCGGCTCACATTGACGGTGATACTCCAAATGATGTTCGCAAAGCTATATTTCGTGACTTTGCCGAAAAGCGAATTACAGTATTATCAAACTTTGGGATTGTTACTGAGGGTTACGATTGCCCAGGAATAGAAGCAATACAGCTTGCACGTCCAACTGAATCACTTGCTTTGTATATGCAAATGGGTGGTAGAGGCTTACGTCCTGCTGACGGCAAAGAACAGGCGATTATATCAGATTGGGCGAATGCTATAATGACACACGGTAAATTAGAATTCGACCGTGATTGGGGTTTAGGTGGTTTGAGCGGTAAGTATAAAAAGCGTGTTAAGGCACTTGACAAGTTGACAGGTAAAATCTATTCATTAGAGCGTTTACCTATGAATATTCCACCTGAATGGCTTGAATTGATTGAAGTTGATGACAAGCAAATACATAAAGCTAATGAGTATAACAATATCGTTGGGGAGTTCAAGAAGCTACAATTTACGGCTAATCAGCGTGGATTCAAGCCGAAATGGATTTTCTGGCGTTTGATGGATAAATACAAACCTAAAACAGATGATAAAATGACGGCTATCGCAACGGTTTTTGCTGAGCATTTGGAATGGAAACCGACGGCAGTACCGCATTTAGTTCGAGAATACAAACAAAAAATTGGTTAA
- a CDS encoding DUF2513 domain-containing protein, translating to MKRDMELIRKILLEIENEENAIVDPGALQTRIISDFDNETFESEILALFEHLFLLIQAGYLETCDLEGNPLLELQHGQQVNNYIFMHHFVRLTWQGHEFIASIKDDNVWHKIKERVGSESVNLPIGILMQLGLSVIKTAVGLPA from the coding sequence ATGAAAAGAGATATGGAGTTGATTCGCAAAATTTTACTTGAAATTGAAAACGAAGAAAATGCTATTGTTGACCCTGGGGCTTTACAAACCCGAATAATCTCTGATTTTGATAATGAAACATTTGAGAGCGAAATATTAGCTTTGTTTGAGCATTTGTTTCTTTTAATCCAAGCTGGTTATTTAGAAACTTGCGATTTGGAGGGCAACCCCTTGCTCGAATTACAGCATGGACAACAAGTAAATAATTACATATTTATGCACCACTTTGTACGCCTTACATGGCAGGGGCATGAATTTATTGCGAGTATAAAAGACGACAATGTTTGGCATAAAATTAAAGAAAGAGTTGGCTCTGAATCTGTCAATTTGCCAATTGGAATCTTAATGCAACTTGGGCTTTCGGTCATCAAGACAGCAGTAGGTTTGCCTGCTTAA
- a CDS encoding DNA/RNA non-specific endonuclease translates to MTKLIIIFLFVCSVATATENVHILLGTPTNPNQQDYIIIRPQYVVGYNPEKGIPNWVSWNMNADWFGDVERYSGSFIRDTSLPLGMYRVKHADYTNSGYDRGHMVRSEERTATVEDNKSTFIITNVAPQTPDLNRGVWLDFEYFLEDLCKIDNRELYVMAGSYCVVNNTLLDEGLVVIPESYYKIAVMLDKGRGLSDVTTNTTVYAVLMPNIDGVRSDKWSKYQTTVDNIEFITGYDFLNLVPSEIQDVIESGSTSVSSMALTDFKLYPNPTKSLITIEGFDNVPYCYVFDTLGRLVLTANIEFSPYVIDLSNLDNGVYLLKCGEVVRVVGKY, encoded by the coding sequence ATGACAAAGCTGATTATCATATTCCTATTCGTTTGCTCGGTAGCAACTGCCACCGAAAATGTTCATATTTTGCTCGGCACACCCACTAATCCAAACCAACAAGACTACATCATCATACGCCCTCAATACGTTGTTGGTTATAATCCGGAAAAAGGAATTCCAAATTGGGTAAGTTGGAATATGAATGCAGATTGGTTCGGTGATGTTGAACGATATTCAGGTAGCTTTATTCGCGATACATCATTGCCGTTGGGAATGTACCGTGTTAAACATGCTGATTATACAAACTCTGGTTACGATAGGGGTCATATGGTACGAAGTGAAGAGCGTACTGCAACCGTTGAAGATAACAAATCTACATTTATTATAACAAACGTGGCGCCACAAACTCCAGACCTTAATCGTGGTGTTTGGCTTGATTTCGAATACTTCCTTGAAGATTTATGCAAGATTGACAATAGGGAGCTTTATGTAATGGCAGGTAGTTATTGTGTTGTTAATAATACTTTGCTCGATGAAGGATTGGTTGTGATTCCTGAGAGTTATTATAAAATAGCGGTAATGCTCGATAAGGGGAGAGGCTTATCGGATGTTACTACGAATACAACTGTTTATGCTGTATTGATGCCAAATATTGATGGCGTAAGAAGTGATAAATGGTCAAAATATCAAACAACTGTTGATAATATTGAGTTTATTACCGGGTATGATTTTCTTAACCTTGTACCAAGTGAAATTCAAGATGTAATCGAATCAGGGAGTACATCTGTTAGTAGTATGGCATTAACCGATTTCAAACTATATCCAAACCCTACGAAGTCCTTGATTACGATTGAGGGATTCGACAATGTTCCGTATTGTTATGTGTTTGATACTTTGGGTCGGTTAGTGCTTACTGCTAATATTGAGTTTTCGCCTTATGTAATTGACTTGTCAAATCTTGACAACGGAGTTTATCTGCTGAAGTGTGGGGAAGTGGTCCGGGTGGTAGGGAAGTATTAG
- a CDS encoding helix-turn-helix domain-containing protein has protein sequence MIDRLLNFIEANYTDFNTFAVKSGIPLTTIKSWFDGEFEPTLSDLIKIYNTGCSLDWLLSGENGMYAFNKQGLVIYKNSTEQDNGKFRAN, from the coding sequence ATGATTGATAGATTATTGAACTTTATCGAAGCGAATTATACAGACTTCAACACGTTTGCCGTGAAGTCCGGAATTCCATTGACAACTATTAAGTCTTGGTTTGATGGCGAATTCGAGCCAACATTAAGTGATTTAATTAAAATCTACAATACAGGCTGTTCATTAGATTGGTTACTTAGCGGCGAAAATGGGATGTATGCTTTTAATAAGCAAGGTTTGGTGATTTACAAGAACTCTACCGAGCAGGACAATGGTAAATTTCGAGCAAATTA